One region of Deinococcus aerolatus genomic DNA includes:
- a CDS encoding creatininase family protein gives MTAIEQMNWMQVEAYLKTDDRCVLPLGSTEQHAYLSLCVDNILPWKLAQDAVGDSGVPVFPVVPYGVTPYFRAYPGSPGLRVQTYLAVVRDLLDGLHEQGFRRILMVNGHGGNTPAQGFAAEWMADHPGTQVKFHNWWNAPGVWAKVQATDSNASHASWMENFPWTRLDGVELPDTEKAAIDLNYMRLLHPKALREYLGEGNFGGRFQRPDADMHAIWEVAVAETRALLDGGWAR, from the coding sequence ATGACCGCGATTGAACAGATGAACTGGATGCAGGTGGAAGCCTACCTCAAGACCGATGACCGCTGCGTCCTGCCCCTGGGCAGCACCGAGCAGCACGCTTACCTGAGCCTGTGCGTGGACAACATCCTGCCCTGGAAGCTGGCCCAGGACGCAGTGGGCGACTCCGGCGTCCCGGTGTTTCCGGTGGTGCCCTACGGGGTCACGCCCTACTTCCGGGCATATCCGGGCAGTCCGGGGCTGCGGGTGCAGACGTACCTCGCGGTGGTGCGCGACCTGCTTGACGGCCTGCACGAGCAGGGCTTCCGGCGCATCCTGATGGTGAACGGGCACGGCGGCAACACCCCGGCGCAGGGGTTTGCGGCCGAGTGGATGGCCGATCACCCCGGCACGCAGGTCAAGTTTCACAACTGGTGGAACGCGCCGGGGGTCTGGGCGAAGGTGCAGGCCACCGACAGCAACGCCAGCCACGCCTCCTGGATGGAGAACTTTCCCTGGACCCGGCTGGACGGCGTGGAATTGCCCGATACGGAAAAGGCTGCGATTGATCTGAATTACATGCGGCTGCTGCACCCGAAAGCCCTGCGCGAGTATCTGGGCGAGGGCAATTTCGGCGGCCGGTTCCAGCGGCCGGACGCGGACATGCACGCGATCTGGGAGGTGGCGGTGGCCGAGACCCGCGCCCTGCTGGACGGCGGGTGGGCCAGGTGA
- a CDS encoding ketopantoate reductase family protein, producing MNGPDPRRILVWGAGAIGGTVGAYLVRDGYDVTFVDVAADHVQAIKERGLSITGPFGDLQVAAPAFTPEQLTGQWDTILLCTKAQHTAQAAQALAPHLGPDGAVVSIQNGLNPLIINEHIPAGRVLGSFVNFGADYLEPGVVQYGGRGVVVIGEQDGQLTERVKQLHGVLQHFEPDAILSDNVFGYLWSKLAYGALLFATAVTNDSIADALDRGEDRAMYTELGREVMRVALAHGVTPEAFNGFDPAAFLPDAGDAAAAQSLDEMVAFNRRSAKTHSGIWRDLAVRKRSTEVDAQLGWVAHFGQQHGVPTPLTARLIGQIHEIEAGTRELSRDNLAELRGLLQGQL from the coding sequence GTGAACGGCCCCGATCCGCGGCGCATTCTGGTGTGGGGGGCCGGCGCCATCGGCGGCACGGTAGGCGCGTATCTGGTGCGGGACGGTTATGACGTGACCTTCGTGGACGTGGCCGCCGATCACGTGCAGGCCATCAAGGAGCGCGGGCTGAGCATCACCGGGCCGTTTGGAGACCTCCAGGTGGCCGCCCCCGCCTTTACCCCGGAGCAATTGACAGGCCAGTGGGACACCATTTTGCTGTGCACCAAGGCCCAGCACACGGCGCAGGCCGCGCAGGCCCTGGCCCCCCATCTCGGCCCCGACGGCGCGGTGGTGTCCATCCAGAACGGCCTCAACCCACTGATCATCAACGAACACATCCCGGCAGGGCGCGTGTTGGGGAGCTTCGTCAACTTCGGCGCGGATTACCTGGAACCTGGCGTGGTGCAGTACGGCGGGCGCGGCGTGGTGGTGATCGGTGAGCAGGACGGGCAGTTGACGGAGCGAGTCAAGCAGCTTCACGGCGTCCTGCAGCACTTTGAACCGGATGCCATCCTCAGTGACAACGTGTTCGGTTACCTGTGGAGCAAGCTGGCCTACGGCGCATTGCTGTTCGCCACCGCCGTCACCAACGACAGCATTGCCGACGCGCTTGACAGAGGCGAGGACCGCGCGATGTACACCGAACTGGGCCGCGAGGTCATGCGGGTGGCTCTGGCGCACGGGGTCACGCCCGAGGCCTTTAACGGCTTTGACCCGGCGGCCTTTCTGCCGGACGCGGGTGACGCGGCAGCCGCGCAGAGTCTGGACGAGATGGTGGCCTTCAACCGACGCAGCGCCAAGACGCACAGCGGCATCTGGCGCGATCTGGCCGTCAGAAAACGCTCCACCGAGGTGGACGCACAACTGGGCTGGGTGGCGCATTTCGGTCAGCAGCACGGCGTGCCCACCCCGTTGACCGCCCGGTTGATTGGGCAGATTCATGAGATTGAGGCGGGCACGCGCGAACTGAGCCGTGACAATCTGGCTGAATTGCGCGGCCTGCTTCAGGGCCAACTATGA
- a CDS encoding SDR family NAD(P)-dependent oxidoreductase, translated as MTARERFAGQTVIVTGAAHGFGRTIAHAFAWEGADVWACDVNTDGLGETARLVYHDGLVIHTRAVDVGDNVAVSAFVAEVAAHSGRIDVLVNNAGGVRGQVGRPIEEISPADWQAIFAVNVDGAFFFAQAAAPRMKAQKSGRIINISSGAGLGISLTGIQAYAAAKAAQIGLTRQLAHELGAWGITVNNVAPGFVRSNPTTERQWASYGEEGQRKLLDGIALKRLGTPEDIANAVLFFASEAAGWITGQVLSVDGGK; from the coding sequence ATGACGGCCCGCGAGCGATTTGCAGGCCAGACTGTCATTGTCACGGGCGCGGCGCACGGCTTCGGACGCACCATCGCCCACGCGTTCGCGTGGGAGGGGGCAGACGTCTGGGCCTGCGACGTCAACACCGACGGCCTGGGCGAGACGGCCCGGCTGGTGTATCACGACGGCCTGGTGATTCACACCCGCGCGGTGGACGTGGGCGACAACGTGGCTGTGTCGGCGTTCGTGGCCGAGGTCGCCGCGCACTCGGGCCGGATCGACGTGCTGGTGAACAACGCGGGCGGCGTGCGCGGCCAGGTGGGCCGCCCGATTGAGGAAATCAGTCCCGCCGACTGGCAGGCCATCTTCGCCGTCAACGTGGACGGGGCCTTTTTCTTCGCGCAGGCGGCGGCGCCGCGCATGAAAGCCCAGAAGTCGGGCCGGATCATCAACATCTCCAGCGGTGCGGGCCTGGGCATCAGCCTGACCGGGATTCAGGCCTACGCGGCTGCCAAGGCCGCCCAGATCGGTCTGACGCGCCAACTGGCCCATGAACTGGGCGCGTGGGGCATCACCGTCAACAACGTGGCGCCCGGTTTTGTCCGCAGCAATCCCACCACCGAACGCCAGTGGGCCAGCTACGGCGAGGAGGGCCAGCGCAAACTGCTGGACGGGATCGCGCTGAAGCGACTCGGAACGCCGGAAGACATTGCCAACGCCGTGCTGTTCTTCGCCTCAGAGGCGGCAGGCTGGATCACCGGGCAGGTCTTGAGTGTGGACGGTGGCAAATGA
- a CDS encoding dipeptidase, producing MSHLENVLNALGNRTEVSLSELIEFASIPSVSAQPAHKPDMERAAAWLSERLKRAGLQTVERWPTAGHPAVYAEYLEAGEDAPTLLVYGHYDVQPPDPLEKWDTPPFTPTVKGERLYGRGVSDDKGPLLLTVQVVDAYLSTHGQLPLNLKFLFEGEEEVGSKHLNDLVAQNVGRLKADFVLSADGGMWSAETPSLTVGARGLAALELTVRGPGKDLHSGRHGGSVHNPLHALATLIAGLHDEAGRVTVPGFYDGIAELTSPQRDGIRQLPFTDEAYLTQTGAPAVYGESGYSTLERQWHRPTLEVNGMWGGYTGEGTKTVLPAEAHAKISCRLVPGQEPGRIAALLRQHLEDKLPPGVTLEVHGSDHGARAYHLPEGHPGAVVARDVLAGLYGVAPLDVGMGGSIPVLETFQSVLGLDTVFFSFAVGDEDIHAPNEFFRIPRLYEGQKAWAQFWWTLAEKRQP from the coding sequence ATGAGCCACCTGGAGAATGTGCTCAATGCGCTGGGCAACCGCACCGAAGTCTCTCTCTCCGAGTTGATCGAGTTCGCCAGTATTCCCAGCGTCAGCGCGCAGCCGGCCCACAAGCCGGATATGGAGCGGGCGGCAGCGTGGCTCTCGGAGCGCCTGAAACGGGCCGGACTCCAGACGGTGGAACGGTGGCCCACGGCTGGACACCCTGCCGTTTACGCTGAATATCTGGAGGCGGGCGAGGACGCGCCCACCCTGCTGGTCTACGGTCATTACGACGTTCAGCCCCCCGATCCGCTGGAGAAATGGGACACGCCGCCGTTCACGCCCACGGTCAAGGGGGAGCGCCTCTACGGACGCGGGGTCAGCGACGACAAGGGGCCGCTGCTGCTGACGGTGCAGGTCGTGGACGCGTACCTGTCCACGCACGGTCAGTTGCCCCTTAACCTCAAATTCCTGTTTGAGGGCGAGGAGGAGGTCGGCAGCAAACATCTCAATGATCTCGTCGCGCAGAACGTCGGGCGTTTGAAGGCCGACTTCGTTCTGAGTGCCGACGGCGGCATGTGGAGCGCCGAGACGCCCTCGCTGACGGTGGGCGCGCGGGGGCTGGCGGCGCTGGAACTGACCGTGCGTGGCCCCGGCAAGGATCTACATTCCGGTCGACATGGCGGCAGCGTCCACAACCCGCTGCACGCGCTGGCGACGCTGATTGCTGGACTGCATGACGAGGCGGGCCGCGTGACCGTGCCGGGCTTCTACGACGGCATTGCCGAGCTGACGTCACCACAACGTGACGGCATCCGGCAGCTGCCCTTTACCGATGAGGCGTACCTGACCCAGACCGGCGCGCCCGCCGTCTACGGCGAATCCGGGTATTCCACCCTGGAGCGGCAGTGGCACCGGCCCACGCTGGAGGTCAACGGGATGTGGGGCGGCTACACCGGCGAGGGCACGAAGACCGTGCTGCCTGCCGAGGCGCACGCCAAGATCAGCTGCCGACTGGTGCCTGGGCAGGAGCCGGGACGCATCGCCGCGTTGCTGCGCCAGCATCTGGAGGACAAGCTTCCCCCCGGCGTGACGCTCGAAGTTCACGGCAGTGACCACGGCGCACGCGCCTACCACCTGCCCGAGGGTCACCCTGGCGCGGTGGTGGCGCGGGACGTGCTGGCCGGGCTGTACGGCGTTGCCCCGCTGGACGTGGGCATGGGCGGCAGCATTCCCGTGCTGGAAACCTTCCAGAGCGTGCTGGGCCTGGACACCGTGTTCTTCAGCTTTGCGGTGGGCGATGAGGACATTCACGCCCCCAACGAATTCTTCCGTATCCCCCGGCTGTACGAGGGCCAGAAAGCCTGGGCGCAGTTCTGGTGGACACTGGCCGAAAAGAGGCAACCATGA